A window of Candidatus Acidiferrales bacterium contains these coding sequences:
- a CDS encoding glycosyltransferase family 2 protein yields MFELLFWSAALFVIYVYVGYPILISIASRIWNSPTKQAEIRPAVSLVTPAYNEEGVIAKKIESCLSLDYPADKLEIIVATDGSTDRTVEIVSRYHARGVKLSHSPCREGKVVAVDRAIRLATGEIIVNSDAKASLATDALKRIVRHFHDPSVGCVSGKRAIVLQRESGPSLAENLYARYESFLKKCESALHSCAGAEGQIYAFRKSLYPGLLASLGSDDFYLPLKLLANSGCRLIYEPEAVAFVAAGATVPEELRRKLRIRINTLSVMKQMWPLLVPFRSPVWWQLLSHVMARYLVPPALVVWFASSAVLSQQSAFYVAALITQGLFYLFAALGWWLETKAIRVRIFYVPFYFVFMHLAMVWGTIRFFRGSQAHIWEPTQRVSDAFPH; encoded by the coding sequence ATGTTCGAGCTTCTCTTTTGGTCGGCGGCGTTGTTTGTGATTTACGTTTACGTCGGCTACCCCATTCTTATTTCCATTGCATCCAGGATTTGGAATTCACCCACGAAACAGGCGGAGATACGACCCGCGGTGAGCCTCGTTACCCCGGCCTACAATGAAGAAGGCGTGATTGCCAAGAAGATCGAAAGTTGTCTTTCGCTGGACTATCCGGCAGACAAATTGGAGATCATTGTGGCCACGGATGGATCCACCGATCGAACCGTAGAGATTGTTAGCCGCTACCACGCACGAGGCGTCAAGCTCAGCCATTCCCCGTGTCGAGAAGGCAAGGTCGTGGCAGTGGATCGGGCCATTCGACTGGCTACCGGAGAAATTATTGTCAATTCTGATGCTAAGGCCTCTCTGGCGACTGATGCCCTAAAACGGATCGTGCGCCACTTCCATGATCCATCCGTGGGCTGCGTGAGCGGGAAACGTGCGATCGTGTTACAGCGCGAGAGCGGCCCGAGTCTGGCCGAAAATCTTTACGCCCGGTACGAGAGCTTTCTCAAAAAGTGCGAATCCGCATTGCATTCCTGTGCCGGGGCAGAAGGACAGATCTATGCCTTCAGGAAGTCCCTGTATCCGGGGCTGCTCGCGTCGCTCGGAAGCGACGATTTCTATCTTCCCCTGAAACTTTTGGCCAACTCAGGGTGTCGCCTCATCTATGAGCCTGAAGCAGTGGCTTTCGTTGCGGCTGGGGCCACTGTGCCAGAAGAGCTGAGACGAAAGCTCAGAATTCGCATCAATACTCTATCGGTGATGAAACAGATGTGGCCGCTCCTGGTTCCTTTTCGAAGCCCCGTCTGGTGGCAATTGCTTTCTCACGTCATGGCGCGATACCTGGTCCCGCCTGCCCTGGTTGTGTGGTTTGCATCCTCGGCTGTTTTGAGCCAACAATCCGCTTTCTATGTAGCCGCACTGATAACCCAGGGCCTCTTTTATCTCTTCGCGGCGCTGGGCTGGTGGCTGGAAACGAAGGCTATTCGGGTGAGGATCTTCTATGTTCCATTCTATTTTGTGTTCATGCATCTCGCGATGGTCTGGGGAACGATCCGTTTCTTCCGAGGCAGTCAAGCGCATATTTGGGAACCGACCCAACGAGTGAGCGATGCTTTCCCCCATTGA
- a CDS encoding class I SAM-dependent methyltransferase, whose translation MSDRTPLIHQKSAQVEKQFFDEMAMRCSRRAEQINLDQPLEHMPALIFEKLGSLEGKRVLDIGAGTGEYSVHFARRGASVVAVDLSPEMCAIARSLAERYCVAGRVEIRQGTLETVGLLPESFDGIFGNAILHHLNLDRDVPCLVSLLKKGGFFVFAEPLRHNPVANLYRYLTPHWHTPGEGPLGFEDIENMRRFFTRLSYSNFYLISHIRVLVRQLFRSERLSRDVFEALFPVDEFILRLFPGVRKYCCYTLIYGEK comes from the coding sequence ATGTCAGATAGAACTCCCCTCATCCACCAGAAAAGCGCCCAGGTCGAAAAGCAGTTCTTCGACGAAATGGCAATGCGTTGTAGTCGGAGGGCAGAGCAGATCAATCTCGACCAGCCACTCGAACATATGCCCGCACTCATCTTCGAGAAACTGGGGTCCCTCGAAGGAAAGCGAGTCCTGGATATTGGCGCAGGAACGGGAGAATATTCCGTCCACTTTGCCCGGCGTGGAGCTTCTGTGGTTGCGGTGGACCTGTCCCCCGAGATGTGTGCTATCGCGCGAAGTTTGGCAGAGAGGTACTGTGTTGCTGGCCGGGTCGAGATCAGGCAAGGAACTCTGGAAACGGTTGGGCTGCTTCCCGAAAGCTTTGATGGCATTTTCGGTAACGCGATTCTGCATCATTTGAACTTAGACCGCGATGTGCCCTGCCTGGTGAGTCTCCTGAAAAAGGGGGGATTCTTTGTATTCGCTGAACCGCTCCGACATAACCCCGTCGCCAACCTGTACCGCTATTTGACGCCCCACTGGCATACACCGGGCGAAGGACCCCTGGGCTTCGAGGACATCGAGAACATGAGAAGGTTTTTTACGCGCCTGAGCTATTCCAACTTCTACCTGATCTCGCACATTCGGGTCTTGGTTCGCCAGCTCTTTCGCAGCGAGCGACTCTCGCGAGATGTTTTTGAGGCACTCTTCCCCGTGGATGAGTTCATCCTGAGACTGTTTCCAGGAGTGAGGAAATATTGTTGCTACACGCTGATCTATGGTGAGAAATAG
- a CDS encoding O-antigen ligase family protein produces MGILGVLLALVGYGLAERGGGLVGAGAAVGLLALTNPRSALWLGSAVLMVAFVVFPSTPPDTLVGTAPPTEYYFWAVASVLSALGLGIALLFRPIAGRRQFTRRLRSSESVAMALMFLVCVASGVYGQLLGNGTSLVLRQFYGTLLFFMTYLCTLYFLPSMKDVAWVLNRLKTAAVLTGLAYSVWLIILNRKWLGVIGEESYYRVATPLAHYSGVFMVVAFAQLTTSGRPRRKSRFLVEFLIFAVTLALFGARASTLVAIASILLLVSLRLWKSSGLVWLRDLSLFLLLAIVSVLLLQTASPGSDFVRAVAQRFLAPWEMDASYEGRLAQWSAIVESVKDHPLLGVGLGGSLTFYFPYVRQIMTWNYIDNGWGFVLHKMGLLGLGALLFMLARFVITSKKLLRSGRRLPDPSLLYSLVGAFAYSVLAMFGGPSFFHFLSAGVSGILLGSMVIVAQAEVAPQPVRSSPSQTAAASRFVQQPAAR; encoded by the coding sequence ATGGGGATCCTCGGTGTCCTCTTGGCGTTGGTCGGATACGGATTGGCCGAGCGGGGAGGCGGGCTGGTTGGGGCTGGCGCCGCAGTAGGACTCTTGGCGCTTACCAATCCTCGCTCGGCACTCTGGCTTGGCAGCGCGGTATTGATGGTGGCTTTTGTCGTCTTTCCCAGCACTCCTCCTGACACATTGGTCGGCACGGCCCCGCCGACGGAATATTACTTCTGGGCTGTGGCCTCGGTTCTTAGTGCCCTGGGGTTGGGGATCGCTCTCTTATTTCGCCCGATCGCCGGCAGGCGCCAGTTCACGAGACGGCTGCGTTCGAGCGAGTCGGTAGCGATGGCGCTGATGTTTTTGGTCTGTGTTGCCTCCGGTGTTTACGGCCAACTGCTGGGAAATGGTACCTCGCTGGTCTTGCGTCAGTTTTATGGAACCCTTCTTTTCTTCATGACCTATCTCTGTACGCTTTATTTTTTGCCCTCGATGAAAGATGTGGCCTGGGTTCTCAATAGGTTGAAAACGGCGGCTGTTCTCACGGGACTCGCCTATTCCGTCTGGCTCATCATTCTGAATCGAAAGTGGCTCGGGGTCATAGGAGAAGAATCCTATTATCGCGTAGCGACTCCTCTCGCGCACTATTCAGGGGTCTTTATGGTGGTAGCCTTCGCCCAGCTCACTACCTCCGGAAGACCCCGCAGAAAATCTCGCTTCTTGGTTGAGTTTCTGATCTTCGCCGTGACTCTGGCGCTTTTCGGAGCCAGAGCGTCCACCCTGGTCGCCATCGCTTCGATTCTCCTGCTCGTCAGCTTGCGATTGTGGAAGAGTTCTGGACTTGTCTGGCTACGGGATTTGTCTCTTTTCCTGCTGCTCGCAATCGTGAGCGTTTTGCTGTTGCAGACGGCAAGTCCCGGTTCCGACTTTGTGAGGGCTGTGGCCCAGCGATTTCTTGCGCCCTGGGAGATGGACGCATCCTACGAGGGCCGCCTCGCACAATGGTCGGCTATCGTCGAATCGGTCAAGGATCACCCTCTGTTGGGGGTCGGCCTGGGTGGCAGCTTGACCTTCTACTTCCCTTATGTACGCCAGATCATGACATGGAATTATATCGACAATGGTTGGGGATTCGTCTTGCACAAAATGGGACTGCTCGGTCTTGGTGCATTGCTTTTTATGCTCGCCAGGTTTGTGATCACGTCCAAAAAGCTGCTTCGCTCCGGGAGACGGTTGCCCGACCCGTCTCTCCTCTACTCCCTGGTCGGGGCATTCGCTTATAGCGTCCTCGCGATGTTCGGTGGTCCTTCCTTTTTCCATTTTTTGAGCGCAGGTGTATCGGGAATTCTTCTGGGGAGTATGGTCATCGTTGCGCAGGCGGAAGTGGCTCCTCAACCGGTGCGGAGTTCCCCCTCCCAAACCGCCGCTGCTTCGCGGTTCGTTCAACAGCCGGCTGCACGCTGA